In Neoarius graeffei isolate fNeoGra1 chromosome 9, fNeoGra1.pri, whole genome shotgun sequence, one genomic interval encodes:
- the tmem30c gene encoding transmembrane protein 30C isoform X1, which translates to MGKVQVGVGSFARRPDNSAFKQQRLPAWSPSLTPYTVLPIFYSLSLICVLLGVWLYITVENTHQLKVDYTDAGSCGNCLEMRKYPTNATIRCNCAVNFNIPKNFLGDVFFYYGLINFHQNLRRYMDSRDDAQLVGRKKSLKVPSSYCNPFSYDTNGVPIAPCGAVANSMFNDSFMLVHHLSGGAEIAVPLLRQGIAWYTDKNIKFHNPKSNSTLQQAFEGTAQPLYWQQPVYDLDPGDPNNNGFINDDLIVWMREAAFPNFKKLYGVLNRARTPFAQGLPAGNYSVIISYNFPVQYFQGRKEIVLSTVSWLGGKSPFLPIAYLVSGGVIFIVGIVLTVVHVKIGRDGKNMEE; encoded by the exons ATGGGGAAGGTGCAGGTGGGTGTAGGGTCGTTCGCCCGGAGGCCTGATAACTCAGCCTTTAAACAACAAAGGCTCCCGGCATGGTCTCCCTCCCTCACGCCGTACACCGTGCTGCCTATCTTCTACTCCCTGTCTCTAATATGTGTGTTGCTGGGCGTCTGGCTCTACATAACAGTCGAGAACACACACCAGCTTAAG GTTGACTACACAGATGCTGGTTCATGTGGCAACTGCTTAGAGATGCGTAAATATCCCACCAATGCCACGATCAGGTGTAACTGTGCTGTGAACTTCAATATCCCAAAGAACTTCCTG ggggaTGTCTTCTTCTACTATGGCCTGATTAATTTCCACCAGAACCTGCGCAGGTACATGGACTCCCGTGATGATGCCCAGCTGGTCGGGAGGAAGAAGAGCCTGAAG GTCCCCAGTTCATACTGTAATCCGTTTTCTTATGATACAAACGGTGTGCCTATCGCCCCTTGTGGTGCGGTGGCTAACAGCATGTTTAACG atTCATTTATGCTGGTGCATCATCTGTCTGGTGGTGCTGAAATAGCTGTTCCGCTCCTCAGGCAGGGCATCGCCTGGTATACGGACAAAAACATCAAGTTCCACAATCCCAAGTCAAACTCAACACTGCAGCAGGCCTTCGAAG GTACGGCTCAGCCGTTGTACTGGCAGCAGCCGGTGTATGATCTCGACCCTGGCGATCCCAACAACAACGGCTTCATCAACGACGATCTGATCGTGTGGATGAGAGAAGCGGCCTTCCCCAACTTCAAAAAGCTCTACGGCGTTCTCAACCGTGCTCGTACGCCCTTCGCACAGGGCCTGCCCGCCGGAAACTACAGCGTCATCATCAGCTATA ATTTCCCTGTTCAATACTTCCAGGGCAGGAAGGAAATTGTGCTTAGCACAGTGAGCTGGCTTGGTGGAAAGAGCCCCTTCCTGCCCATTGCATACCTGGTGAGCGGAGGTGTCATCTTCATCGTGGGCATCGTTCTAACTGTGGTGCACGTCAAGATAGGCCGAGACGGCAAGAACATGGAGGAGTGA
- the tmem30c gene encoding transmembrane protein 30C isoform X2, with product MYTLVSRCSHEHLSDREKNKTDVVARSLSLALSLSQGDVFFYYGLINFHQNLRRYMDSRDDAQLVGRKKSLKVPSSYCNPFSYDTNGVPIAPCGAVANSMFNDSFMLVHHLSGGAEIAVPLLRQGIAWYTDKNIKFHNPKSNSTLQQAFEGTAQPLYWQQPVYDLDPGDPNNNGFINDDLIVWMREAAFPNFKKLYGVLNRARTPFAQGLPAGNYSVIISYNFPVQYFQGRKEIVLSTVSWLGGKSPFLPIAYLVSGGVIFIVGIVLTVVHVKIGRDGKNMEE from the exons ATGTACACACTTGTTTCTCGTTGTTCTCATGAACACCTGTCGGatagagagaaaaacaaaactgaTGTGgttgctcgctcgctctctctcgctctctctctctctcagggggaTGTCTTCTTCTACTATGGCCTGATTAATTTCCACCAGAACCTGCGCAGGTACATGGACTCCCGTGATGATGCCCAGCTGGTCGGGAGGAAGAAGAGCCTGAAG GTCCCCAGTTCATACTGTAATCCGTTTTCTTATGATACAAACGGTGTGCCTATCGCCCCTTGTGGTGCGGTGGCTAACAGCATGTTTAACG atTCATTTATGCTGGTGCATCATCTGTCTGGTGGTGCTGAAATAGCTGTTCCGCTCCTCAGGCAGGGCATCGCCTGGTATACGGACAAAAACATCAAGTTCCACAATCCCAAGTCAAACTCAACACTGCAGCAGGCCTTCGAAG GTACGGCTCAGCCGTTGTACTGGCAGCAGCCGGTGTATGATCTCGACCCTGGCGATCCCAACAACAACGGCTTCATCAACGACGATCTGATCGTGTGGATGAGAGAAGCGGCCTTCCCCAACTTCAAAAAGCTCTACGGCGTTCTCAACCGTGCTCGTACGCCCTTCGCACAGGGCCTGCCCGCCGGAAACTACAGCGTCATCATCAGCTATA ATTTCCCTGTTCAATACTTCCAGGGCAGGAAGGAAATTGTGCTTAGCACAGTGAGCTGGCTTGGTGGAAAGAGCCCCTTCCTGCCCATTGCATACCTGGTGAGCGGAGGTGTCATCTTCATCGTGGGCATCGTTCTAACTGTGGTGCACGTCAAGATAGGCCGAGACGGCAAGAACATGGAGGAGTGA